The genomic region TGTGGTGGCAGTAAAGGTAGCAGCTTTGCAACTTCTAACTATGGCAAAGAGATCCCAATCTTCATGAGTCATTTTTGAGAGAGAATAATTGGTTTGTAGGTATATATATCTAGAAATTCTTGCAGAAGAAAATCTCAGTTGTAATTGGTGGAGCTTCAGTTTCTGCTATGCCCGAGCGATGGAGACAACTGGCAGAGAGCAAATTAAGACTGAGACAGAGGGTGAGATTAGAGGCACAAAGGATGGCGCTGACTTTTTGGATGAACCAAAAAACttgtaagagagagagagagagaatgatgTTGTGGTGGAGCACTGACTCAGTTGGccaattcttaattatttatactgGGAAAAATGAACTTCTAGTGAGAGAGCATTTTGTTTTGGTATATTTAATTCCCTCTCTTGGATTTAGGAGTTTATTGTTTGAGAGATTTTAATTTTCTGAAACTAAAAAAGGACAAAAGCACTTTGGTTACCTTTTTGATTGACTATGCTATTATGTCAAAGGGGGGACCCTACCTAAGGTGGCTGCAACGTAATAAGGACGATGATTCCGATGCTTCCTTAGTTAGATGCCCTTGTTTTGTTGTGTTAGCCCCCACAAGCATGTTGCCTGAACCATACTCGTGTTCTGATTGGATAGTGTGCGTAAACCAGGAAACTTATAGCAGTGTTGCAGTGTGACACTGCCATGTTTCTGTATGGTTTGCCCTACAAACTGGGGCACACTCTACCCCTATGTTGTGTTTCGGGTTTTgtgaacaaaatataaataaataaaacttaatacTACTAagcttaatttcttattttcgtTCAtccaattaattaatgtaaacaTGAATTTCATTATATTACTTTTTACATCATAAATGAGATTGTGTCAAAATATGGAAGAGTATTTAATTTTCCTAGAAGTTTGGCTATTTAATGTCataaaaaatgtgtattttaaattttaagtcggtAACGGTAacagatttttatattaaaatttttcattACGGGGTGGAAGATTTTATTTTGGCATCATTACCAAACAAATACCTGAGGTAAAGTAGTTTAAATTCATATACTtggtaattttcttttattaatcttATCTTATAGAACTAGTTGCTAAACAATAATGATGTAAAGTAATATAAGTGTCACAAATCTGCACTATGTTGCGTTTGATATTGAATTATGaataaaagattaataattttttagagatTACATGTATTTTTCATGATGATGCAAATGTtcaaactaaaattattatctttcttttctataaatatatgaagatgataaaattttgtttgattattaCAGTTATACTTATATACTCGATCGGGACTAAGGAGCCTAGATTAGGTTTTAGTCTAGTTTAGAATTaagcataattaaaaaaaaaaaaaaacaagttgcaCAAACCagaaaattgaataattaaaaaagccaacagataaaaataatcaggctgaataattaaaaaaaataggaattaaaaaaactgaagaaaaaaatattagaaatgtaattgttttttaGGACGAAATCAAATTATGTTACACAACAAATAGTTAACACTTGACAGTCgaattattattgctttatgcttctttttctgtaacatatgaaacatatataattctgtTTTAGCAACTTTGTGGATAAAAAGGAAagttgttttgaatttgtagaGAGTATTCGTGTGTATTGAAACCAATAATGCATGATTGTCGATGACGACAACGTAGTAGAAAGATATAAACAACCTTTTCAAGTGTTCtggttgaaaagaaattaatattgtttttaaaaggaaaatcaagcTAAATCTGGGAAAGAATCAGACTACTTAAGTGGTTTGTAATATACTTTTAACAAAAGAATAGAATCAttctcataaatattttaatattcatcGTGCATGGAATAAAGAAGTAAAAGCAGAAAGGTGGGGGATAGGGGAGGAATTAAAAGAACAATATACCTCCAGAAACAAAAGGGGATACGCGTGCATTGTGTCacgaaattttaaaaagaagagcccagaaaaaattaacttacattAGCAAAAAATGTTTGAATATCAATAACGTCATAACAATTTTAATGATTTgtgttaatttaaaatgatttcatatttaaatttgatttacaTTTAAATAGATGTCGTgttactaaattaaaaaatgtattgaaTCTAAGTCAATTCCAAAGTTTAACTGAAGCAATTAGGTAGGTGTTGTTTATGGGTATTTATTTAGAGTTTGACACAAAATTAAATTACGACATGGATATGTGGTGCCGAAATAAACACTCATTAAGAAGTTCATATTTCTTACCAACGTGATTTTCCTCATGAGACTTAAGTGGATGACTTGGGTTACAAAAATGCTAACAGGTAGGTTCCtttgggaaagaaaaaaaacaaaattcctCCTCCGGATCCGTATCAATGTCACTAGAAAGCACTATGGGAATATGGGTTGACAATTTTTATGGCATCtttaatttgatgattttgaGAGGAGTTGAtcaaacttttttatatatctatGTGATTTACAGGGCATGCAGAAAGTTCTTCATTGATAAAggtaatgatttaaaaaaaagatattaaggACATGAAGCAGAGTTGGTGCATCAAGGAAGCTAACTAAATGTGTAAAAAGTGTTGTGTAAATATATGCGACCACCACTATCTTATCTGATGCAAACCCATTAACTTATACCCTTAATCGTGGGAGGGGtccaaaattcatttttgttgttgtagaAGAATGAGATATTTCAAGGATAGTTCTTCATTCCATTTGAATTTGGTTGGCTTGCCATTGGAATAGCATACAAAACCCGGGGCTCTCTCACTTTATTTCAGTATCATTCTGTCTTGTGACAATTGACAAAACCCACTTGAGTAGTAAAAGAATTGAAAAGTGATTATGTATGATTCAGTAGCTTTTCGTTCAATCCTTCTTAGGTTATTGACTTCAATAAAGTAAGATAAAATTTGAGTAGTAGTGGAGGATAAAATCGTTTGCATATTTCGCTGATAtcacttaatttaatttataaaggaTCTTTGATGTGTGGTAAGATGCATAAAAGTGTGATGCAAAAACAAAATGCATAAAAGAATATTTGTGTACGTGTATATTAATTTGTAAGTTTGTATGCATAACGTCATGCATTTTTCCCACGTGGTTATGAGATTCAGTACACTTTTAAAGTGAATGTCCTCTTATGATACTAATATTAGATATTAATGGTTTTAATGGATACGCATagtgtaaaaatttacaatattgtttatttatcataaaaattaataaatttattgtaaaagataaattgtgatttaatatttttttctctttaattatatattatcccCGTCAATTATTTCCTCCAAATCCAAGTTAACCCTTGACATTGTAAAAGTatacattatttacttttttgagtcaccaattaattattattactatgctatttgtataaatttccttaaaaatatttataaaaataataaaattttaaaaaatctataaattaaaattatctaatCTTTAAGTTAATTTATAGAAGTTATAtctcattttaaattatgtataaattaatattagctTATGGaaggaatttattttattcttttctcaccttttattttcttgatgttCAGCCGggtaattttaacttatagaaaaatttatttcattttatttttacaatgatTTGCATTCTACAATTTATAACCAACATTAACGATTGtgtttgttaatttaaaatgatttcattttaaaattaattagatttagATTTAACTAGATGTCGTGTTACTGAGAATTAATATAAGTTACATTGAATCTGAGTCAATTTCAAAGTTTAACTGAAGGAAGAAAGATTGTATAATTAACTTTGTGTTTGGTTCAAGTTCGACAAGAGTATATGAGTATGTTCAATAGGTTTGAGATTCAAACATAACTAAATATTCAAAACTGAAGCAAAAAATGGTGGTtaacttaatataaaaattttatgtcAATTAATCTATACTCGTCATAAGAGTTttagtttatcttttaatttggttattttacaatattaaaaaacagtaattattctttttttaataatctttaTTTACCATTATTCTTATCATatctaacaatattttttaaaaacaaataatactaCATAAGACGCAGCAATAAGAATTTAGAGATCAATAAAatgtaatctatttatttagAAACTACGTACCATCCTTCAACAAATACTATTCCTTGTACTCCTAAGTTATAATTAACCACATACATAATAGACATGACATGATTATCTGCTAGCTATAGCAAACTATGTTGGCACTCTCTCCCAATCCTCACCTTCTACTTTTACTGAGGAAGAGCTGAAAGATGAGGAGGAGGTTGCAGACTACGATTGAACACAAGAGTGGTACCCTTTGTACctaactcattttatttttattaacaaatgttagttgttaatatTGCTACCTTAATCATTAGGAGACTCTGAAGATGCACCCTTTGGTCTTAAAGTGTTTGATAAGCAATAGTTGTTGTTCAAAGAAGGCAATGGTGGGCTTTAACGTTATGAAGATCGATGCCCTCATAGGTAGATACAATATTCTTCTTGGTTTCTGGCTCTGGCGGTTTCAACTTTACACTTGTAGTTTATTTGAGTTTGCTTTTTTAAGAGACAATTTTTAGTTTGAGTTTGCTTTTATAGTGCCTTCTGTTCAGAACCGATTAAGCAGACACCAGGAATAAATAATCTACTTAAGCTAAAATCACATGCAATTTGATTGAATCAGAGAAACGTTGATTTGTGTTAGGTAACTAACTCCATTAGTAGTTTGTTACAGTAGGTTAGTTAGTAATCCGTTTATTAGTCATATCAGTGAGTTAGTAATGTGAGATAGTTTGAATAAGGCATGTtgtctgaaaataaaaaatggggtTGAGAGAGGAGGGATCTTACCAGTTTAGAAAGGTTTCAGGTTTGGATTGTTAAGAGAGTGAGGAGAGATCAGTGTAGACACTGAGCACTCTTGTGATTCGTTTCAGGCTGTTACTAGAAAGTAGTACTTGGGAATAATACACATTTTATCACTTTTCCTCATCCATTTTCTCTGCTTTCTTAATTCCATCAATTTTGTGCTCAATTTGTCTCAATCAGTACCTTAATTGCATGAATTAGTGCTCCTGTTAGGAGAGAAGAGTTAGTGAATGTAGGGATTACTGTGGTTGTTGTTGTAGATATAAATACTTCACTATGTTTTCTCTTATCAGAAAATCAACACCTTCCGTTCCATATCAACACAACTCACAATAAGAAACTATTAGTAAAGCACTGGTTATGATTGATAATTAGGATTTCATGCTACTCCTGAATTTATGATATGTCACTTATGTTGACTTCtgctattaatttatttttctaagtaAACTTGCATTAATTCTTAGTATCTGTTCAATACCGATTCCATATTTTTCAAGCTGCCGGATTTGATCTTTTGTTTGGTTTGGATCATGTAAGCAAAGTTATCAGAACCCCAGTTGATTGATGGAAGGCTCGAGTGCCTATACCATGGATGGCAATTCAAAGGTGAAGGCAAATGTGTGAAGATACTTCAGGTTGGTTACATTCATCCTTCACTATAGCTAGTAAATCAATGCAATGCAATAATTTCTTCTGATTTAGTGCAAGACTATCTTAATGAATAAATCATCAATTTCATCTTTGAACTATTATCTTCTCTACCAAGTGGTCTCTAAAGTAATAGAATTATTTAAGTAATCTTTGAGGTATTGAATATCCATCATATTAGTACCCAAGTTGATGTTTTTCAGTATAATTCAGGAACcattttgaagatttttttaacattttagaaGATTAGCATGATTTCTGATATTTCTAGGACTACTTAGCATTcaagttattatttattttcttaaattttaaatgacaaatccttctcaagtttaatttttttgttcaaaacatTCACCATTGATTATTGTTGGGGAAAGATAGAATGTGTCTTATTTGATGTGTATGCAGACATGTTCAAAGAATTCTGGAATATCTAGAAGGATTTTTGTCCAATTTTGGTCATTCAGAATGCACAGATAATCAGATTTGATCCTATTTTCTTTGGCCAGAATAAATTGCATGTTTACTATTGACTAATTTACCTATTAATAACactattgaaattaatatattaacctATGAATAATTCTTTCTGGTGATGGAGTTATTGAACTTGTTAAAAAGCTGACTAATATCCTATACAATCCAGATTTTCCAGAGGTGGATTTTTTAAAGGAAAGGTATATTTATTATACgttagtttaaaattataaactacaatgtattgtcaaattaataaataatgccTTATACTTTGGTTTTTATTACAGCTATACTTGagttaaaaattctaatttaacATCATTACATAGTGACATTTCATTGAGATCAAATTTTACTAAATCTAAAATACGCAAACTCTCAAGAGGTGACTAGAGTACAAGGCACCATTTTCAATGGTTGTAAGTAggtaggcttaaatatattttttatcaatataaattaatatttttttttgtttctgttcttgtaaaatattttttcgtcttagtcattaaaaaaaatatatttattttatttttcatctttaaagtattttatttagcGCTTTGATATAAATATAGAAAACCATGACCAAtaataaatatagataaaagTGATGACACTTTCTTTCCCCAGAATCAAGTTTATGCATAGTTACTAAGCATTATGTATCACAGTTTTATTAAACTTCCCAAAGCAAAATCAAAACGGGCATCAGTGATGAATTACATATATAATCATTTACAACATTGATCGTAAATAATAATCTAAAGCTTTATTCATCCACTTTCGGTATACACCGCAAATGAGGTTATTTCCAGCTCCAACACTAAATAACATGAGTGTTAATAGATAACCCGATATTCTGAACCTTATTCGGAGATCAATAAATATCCGCAACAACCTGCAAATGAAAAATTCTGTGACAAAAAGGTTTTAGTTGGATCCTACTCTAAACTAGCGACCAGATCCTGGTTTTCTCCTCATACTAGAATAGTAATTTCCCCCATTTGCCACAAATAGTGGATCCCTATCTTCTACTTTGCACTCTTTACTGCCACCATCTGTCATAATATCTAGTTCTGTCTTCTCCAACTCTCTTGTCAAATCGTCCATTGTCTTCTTTAAATTAGCTTTGCTCGTTTGGCCTGCTTCTTCTGTAGAGAGACCAACCATTGTAACTTTTGGAAGAATGGGTCTTGgtttcatttcttccttattTACACCTTTTCTAGATGAGCTTGCTTTTTCACGACACTGTTTCGGCCATAGGTGATGAAACCAATTACCAAATGGTAGACTTAAGCTTGGACTAGGTTGTTTGATTGCTTCAGTATTACCATCCAAACTGCAATTAGAAGAGTCTAAGCATTCAGAAATTTGCCTATCATCTTCCACTTTAGAGTTCTCAAGGCAGCTGCTTGACTCTGTAGCTCTCAGAAGAGAAGCTTCACTTCTGCAGGATTACAAACACAATGTTACAAAATACAAATCATTGAATTTCTATAGACAATACACACTACTCAAGATATCCAACTTTAAAAGTGCTATTCAATATTGTCCaccatattatattaaaattgaaatataaagcATCAAACATTTCCAATGGCTTGagcttatttataaattaatctgATCATTTGAAAAGTTTATTTAAGTTGTCAAACAAAGCTTCCAacacatatatactaacaagGTGAGTCAACTAGTTCACCAAAATTAGATCAGAGTTTCACAAGCTATTCGAatgctaacaaaattaaaattcatggaAAAGAAGTGGAGAATTTAGTAAGTGTAACGACTAGAGCATTCTAAACATACATAATTAGGTACCTTCCACATTATTTCAGATATTCAGAAAGGTATTACAACAAACACCAGTACTTAGGCTATGGTTgatggaaaaaaatgaatgtattgAAATAGAATGACACTTAGTTCAATTGTTAAGATTTTTTGAACTTAAAAATACAATAGAAATACAACTGAATAGAATCGGTTGGAAAACATTCCATCCAAATTGGAGGGAGAGGTTTTGGATGGAATGCTTTCCAACAGATTATCGAACCAAAGTTATCTgaattaacaaatattattcTTGGGCAAGGTTTGCtggtatttttttcttaatgcatGAAAAACTTGATTAGGAGACCAGTGGACTAAGGTCAGGGGTTAAAATTTCACGAGTTGAAAATTTCAGTTTCAAAGGCTTGAAGCAACATAACATATACCTTCTCTCAAATGAGTCAACCATATATGGAAATTTTGGTTGTATGCCTGTTGCTTTCCGCAACCACCTATTACCCAGTAATACTTTGTCGACAGTATACTGAAACTGAAGCCCTGCAGCTTTTGAAATAACACTTAATGGTATACTAGGGTGGCCCATTTCGTCTAGCAATTCCTGAACCTGTCAGGAAAAATCAACAATAAATTATCCAATTATTTTAGAGAAATAGGACTAGAGAATACAGATTATGTTATGTAATATGTATACCTCTGGTTCTGTAGTTCATcccttttaaacaaataaaataatgaaatgaaacaTACAGCacaccatttttattttcaggaACTAGTTATATGAGTCATCTCAggccaagtttttttttatcaaatatacaAAGATCATATTGGGTGCCTTTAATTGTTGAGTTTGAGACCATCCTGAATACCATTTTGATATTGACAAGCCTTCTATATTGCATTTCAAGTACTTTCAAATTTGTGTTACTGATAGTTTTGCTTGAATGCATTGAGAAAGACTGGATTTGAAGTCtggataaatataaaattttcagaAGACTGTCTCTAGCATCAGAAGATCATCTATGAGATATCAGAAAACTCAATGCAAATATAGACTCGAGACTTAACTAGGATGTAGTTGTGCAGTATCTTTCCCTCTCACATTACCAAGTTTAAGCTCGTAAGCTTCTGAACACAAACtcgtttaaaattatttcctgAACAAACtgtcaaattattataaatcattttagaaAAACTGTTTTGAGCTTAATAACCtctttttttcaaacaataCAATATTTTCAAGTTTGCATTTGAATAAAGTATTaagaaaattgtatattttCACTAGTAATTCAATCCCATTTTCTTGTGATTCTCAGAACCACTTCATTAATATCATAAAACattatcatatcacttatttgtattttaaataaagacTTAATGTCACTTTTGATCCATTATGTTTTGCAATGGTTTTGCTTTGGTACATTAagtattaaaagttttattctggtactttatgttttcaaaatgtATCATGTTggtccttttttaaaatttaaaagctaATAGAACACTAACGTTTCTGACGGAATAtagaaaaaaagactaaaatgatacatttcgaaaacataaagaatcaaaatgaaacttttaaaatttaacgttGTGAAACAACTGCGAAACATAATGAACCAAAAATGACATTAAGGCTTAAATAAATTCCAAATTAGTCATAAATGATTCATATAAAAAACTTCAACATGAGATTTTTTGCAATACTACTAGAAAAGGTAAAGTTTCTTTCTCTACCAGGTACTTCATTAATCTTTCATGAACTTGAAATTGATCATACCTCTGGAGGCTCCCCTAACCTATCGCTCATTTCCTCAATCACTTCTGCAGCTAAGTTGTCATCAACCACATCCCGCCGCCGCTGCATGTGTCGAGTTTGGATTAAGTTATGGAAATGTTGATCAACAGCATCTTCAAGAATATTATCAAGCATGTTTTTATCAAAGAAGTAGGGAGTGTACCTGATTGAACAAAGAGCAATAATGTAAGCATAATATATTCACTTTCCATGCTTTGGTAGAAAATTTACTACCACTACTGAGGATATGAAAAACCaaccaaaaaaatcacaaaagaaattatattaaaagttaaaactgtCCCTAAAATTGCAAAAGAAACAAGATTAGAGAGATTCCTGTTGAATTACTACTCtaaggaaaaagagagataCCCATCCATAGaaaatccaaaataattatttgactgatattaaatttaaaatcaacaaaatataaaaatgttctgtgaaaaaaactataattcACGTGAAACAAGGAAGATGAGCAACACACACCATTTAATACCATCTGTAGTTGCTATTGCAATATCTAAGTTCTGGGCACCAAACACAGGCACCCCATCAACCTTTTTCTTGTCACCATGCTCTGATATTGTCTTCAGCAGTTTATTGGCTGCCTTGACCTGGCGggaaagtatttattataaataagaagGCAGTCAAATACAACCAGAAGATATGCAACAATGAAAAACTAATAATACCTGCTTCTCATTTGGAACAAACTGGAACAAGTGAGGTTTTTCCTGCATGATATGTAATGtacaatttataaataaattaagcaaAAGATATAAACGTaagaaagaatattaaaatatcaaattccaTAATTGGGGACATCCATCTGCATGCATTACTTTATCTAAACAACCAAATCATTATCAAAGCACACAGAACCATCAATGAGCATACTTAAATCAGCACAACTCATTTAAATTAGCAATTGAAAATGTAAGCAATACCTTGAATTGTTTATATGCTAGATCAAGACGAAAGGCACCCACCACGCAACTTGGAATATTC from Glycine soja cultivar W05 chromosome 16, ASM419377v2, whole genome shotgun sequence harbors:
- the LOC114390959 gene encoding uncharacterized protein LOC114390959 isoform X1; translated protein: MSSTQSKPSSVNARGMALPSEPHRRRRHNHNHISTFLQSTASNFASLFNPPNPPSLTLPHPPTSVSLPLFFAPPLSGSSTVDSATSKPAHPPAKSVRIARLGANGKGGGGPVFLGEVFSLCDLSGTGLIAASKHFGIPFISERTPEWLKKIFAPITKSERNGPVFRFFIDLEDAVSYVEKLNIPSCVVGAFRLDLAYKQFKEKPHLFQFVPNEKQVKAANKLLKTISEHGDKKKVDGVPVFGAQNLDIAIATTDGIKWYTPYFFDKNMLDNILEDAVDQHFHNLIQTRHMQRRRDVVDDNLAAEVIEEMSDRLGEPPEVQELLDEMGHPSIPLSVISKAAGLQFQYTVDKVLLGNRWLRKATGIQPKFPYMVDSFERRSEASLLRATESSSCLENSKVEDDRQISECLDSSNCSLDGNTEAIKQPSPSLSLPFGNWFHHLWPKQCREKASSSRKGVNKEEMKPRPILPKVTMVGLSTEEAGQTSKANLKKTMDDLTRELEKTELDIMTDGGSKECKVEDRDPLFVANGGNYYSSMRRKPGSGR
- the LOC114390959 gene encoding uncharacterized protein LOC114390959 isoform X2; this translates as MSSTQSKPSSVNARGMALPSEPHRRRRHNHNHISTFLQSTASNFASLFNPPNPPSLTLPHPPTSVSLPLFFAPPLSGSSTVDSATSKPAHPPAKSVRIARLGANGKGGGGPVFLGEVFSLCDLSGTGLIAASKHFGIPFISERTPEWLKKIFAPITKSERNGPVFRFFIDLEDAVSYVEKLNIPSCVVGAFRLDLAYKQFKEKPHLFQFVPNEKQVKAANKLLKTISEHGDKKKVDGVPVFGAQNLDIAIATTDGIKCSGSKFSTKAWKVNILCLHYCSLFNQRRRDVVDDNLAAEVIEEMSDRLGEPPEVQELLDEMGHPSIPLSVISKAAGLQFQYTVDKVLLGNRWLRKATGIQPKFPYMVDSFERRSEASLLRATESSSCLENSKVEDDRQISECLDSSNCSLDGNTEAIKQPSPSLSLPFGNWFHHLWPKQCREKASSSRKGVNKEEMKPRPILPKVTMVGLSTEEAGQTSKANLKKTMDDLTRELEKTELDIMTDGGSKECKVEDRDPLFVANGGNYYSSMRRKPGSGR